CGTCGCCGTCCACACGAGGTGCGCCGGCTGGCCCGGGGCGCCGTCGACGATCAGCGATGCGACGTCGCCGGGGACCCCCTGCGACGCGTCCAGCGGCGCGCAGTCCGATTCGTCGAGGAGTCCGTCGCCGTCGTCGTCCGGATCGCAGGCGTTTCCGAGGCCGTCGCCGTCCGTGTCGATCTGGTCGGGATTCGCGAGGCTCGGGCAGTCGTCATTGCGGTCGGGGACGCCGTCGGCGTCCGCGTCGGCGAGGGCGATCTCGGCTTCCGACGCCCTCAAGATCCACTCGTGCTCGTCGAACGCGAGACCGATGACCGGCTCCGTCGTCTCGAGGACGAAGTCCTGGTCGGATCCGTCGCTCCACACCGTGCGGACCTCGCCTCCCGCCGCGGTCGCGAGGGTGACGTCCACCGGCATCGTGAACGTCCCGGCGTCGGTCTGGACCTGGCGGATCCTGAGGTAGGTCCGGTAGACGCCGTTCCCCGCGTCCGCCGTGAGCCACCCGTACTCGTACGCCGGCGAGTTCTCGCCGTACACCCACTCGTCGAAGAACCAATCCAGGGGTCCACCGTGGTGTTGCTCCATCGCCGCCTGGAACTCGGAGGTGCTGGAGACCGCGTCCTTGTGCCCCGCGTACCAGTCCCTCATCCCGTCGAAGTACGGCGGCCCGTTCATCACGCGGCGGAGCATGTGGTGCACCCACGCCCCCTTGTCGTAGACCGTCGAGCCGAACAGGTCCGCCGGGTCGTACACCGGACCGTCGAAATGAGCGCTCCACAACGAGTCCATGTAGTCCTGGTATCCCTGGGCGCCGTTCAGGTGCTCGGCCCACAGCGCCTCGCAGTACGATGCGGTCCCCTCGTTCAGCCAGACGTCCGGCCAGGTTCGCGGGCTCACCGAATCGCCGAACCACTGGTGGCTCAGCTCGTGCGCGATGATGTAGTCGTAGGTGTGACCGCCGGTGATCAGCATGTAACCGTACGACGTGTTGGTCGAGTGCTCCATCGCGCCCGGCCACGGGAACGCGCTCATCCCGTACTTGTCCTCGACGAACGGGTACTCGCCGAAGGTCAGGGCGTAGAAGCGGATCATCGCCGGCGTCGCGTTGAACGACTCCCGGGCGTTGGCGAGGTACTCGGAATACACGTAGTGGGTCACCGGCATGGTCCCGCCGGCGAGGGTGTCGTAGTTGTCCGTGAAGCTCGAATAGACGGTGGCCGCGATGCTCACGAGGTAGGTCGTCAGCGGGTGCGTCGGCAGCCACTGGTACTGTTTCTTGCTGCCAGTCTTCGGGACGGTTCCTTTCAGGACGCCGTTCCCGGTGGCGGTCCACGTGTTCGGGACCGTCCACCACTCCTCGACCGTGGCCTTGTCGTCAGGCCGATCCTTGCACGGCCACCACGTGCGGGCCCCCTCGGGCTCGGACAGCGTCCAGACCATGGTCCCCTGGGTCGGGTTGTAGTAGTACTTGTTCCAGCCGATGGAGCCGAAGCCGGTGGCGTCCGGGACGCCGCCGTAGGAGACCTTGACGTCGAATGACTGGCCCGGATCGAACGGCTGGTCGAGGGTGATGTCGAGGAGGTTTCCGGAGTGGGTGTACGCCAGCGCCGTGGCTCCCCGTGTCACCGACGTCACGCCCATGTTGTCCAAGAGGTCGAGCACGAGGTGGTGGAAACCGGCCACGAGGCTCGTGCCGGTGACGGTGACCGATCCCGCGACCGTCTTCGTGGCCGGGACGAAGTCGAGGTCCAGGAAGTAATGCGTCACGTCCACGTCGTCCTGAAAGGCGAGGAGCGCCGCCTGCTCCGCGTTCGGCAGCCCCCAGCGGCCGGCCAGCGTGACGTGACTCTTGCGGAGCGCCTCGCGCTGCTCCCGTGTGGGGTAGGGCGGATCGTAGGTCGTTTGCGCGAGCCCGGCGGCCGCGGGAACGAGACAGGCCAGCGCGAGCATCGCGATCCGGATCCCGTGGCGTAGCGAGGTCGGACGGCTGATCGTCATGTGCACGCTCCCTGTCGGACGTCGGAGGGGATACATATACACCTACACGGGGAGCGGGACCCGAACTTCCCCTCACCCCTGAACCGTGCCGCGAGCGGCCGATCGCTGGACCAGGGCGACGCCGGCGAGAACGAGCCCGCCCCCGAGGAGCACCGCCTTACCCGTGGCCTCGCCGATCCACACGGCCGCCACGCCGGCGGTGACCAGCGGCTGGACGTACTGGAACGAAGAGAGGGTTCCGGCCTCGAGACGCTCCAGCGCCAGGGACCAGACGAGGTAGCCCACGCCGGTGCACCCCACGCCGAGGAACGCGAGCGCCACCCAGGATTCCACCGACGCCCGGGCGAGCTCCGCGGGGTCTCCCGCGGCGACCCAGATCCCCACCGACACGGCGGTCCCGACCGCGAGCGCGCGAAACGTGAGCGGGAGCGGCCGGCGGCGCACCGAGATCTCCCGGGTCAGGAGCGTGTAGGCCGCCCAGTTGAGCGACGAGATCAGGATCAGGAGGTCCCCTCGCGTCGACGGGAGTCGGAGCGAGCCCGCGCCGCCCCAGATCACCACCAGGGCACCGGAGAACCCCAGCGCGACGCCGGCGGTCTTGAGGGCCGGGAAGCGCTCGCGCAGGAACGCCGCGGCGAGGATCGCGGTGAACACCGGGTTGAGCGCGATCAGCCACCCGCTGTGGACCGCGGAGGTCATGGTCAGGGCGTACGCCTGGAGGGCGAGGTGGACCGGCACCCCGATGAATCCGAGGAGCGCGGTCCGCGACGAGTCAAAGGGTCGCGGAGATTCGGGGCGCCGCGGGCGGCCGAAGGGAAGCGCGGCCGCGACGGTCGCGAGGCCGAGGAGGCCTCGACCGGCGACGAGCGAGAGCGGCGAGAGCGAGCGGAGCGCCACCTTGGACGCGACGAACGACGTCCCCCACAGGAGAACGGCCGCCGCCGCGCAGAAATATGCCGGCCAGCGCCTCGTATCGCTCAATCGCCCCTCGAGGCGCCGGTCAAGCACCCTCGACGGGAAGCGCGGGAGGCGCGGAGGGAGGCTCGGGCAAAGGTGGCGGCGCCGCGGCCGACTGCTTCCGGGCTTGCCGCCAGTCGCGGATCCCGATCAGCATCGCGCCGAGCCCGAGGAACACGCACCCGAACCAGAGGACCCATCCGAGCACCGGGATCGCGAAGAGCAGGT
This sequence is a window from Terriglobia bacterium. Protein-coding genes within it:
- a CDS encoding thrombospondin type 3 repeat-containing protein; amino-acid sequence: MTISRPTSLRHGIRIAMLALACLVPAAAGLAQTTYDPPYPTREQREALRKSHVTLAGRWGLPNAEQAALLAFQDDVDVTHYFLDLDFVPATKTVAGSVTVTGTSLVAGFHHLVLDLLDNMGVTSVTRGATALAYTHSGNLLDITLDQPFDPGQSFDVKVSYGGVPDATGFGSIGWNKYYYNPTQGTMVWTLSEPEGARTWWPCKDRPDDKATVEEWWTVPNTWTATGNGVLKGTVPKTGSKKQYQWLPTHPLTTYLVSIAATVYSSFTDNYDTLAGGTMPVTHYVYSEYLANARESFNATPAMIRFYALTFGEYPFVEDKYGMSAFPWPGAMEHSTNTSYGYMLITGGHTYDYIIAHELSHQWFGDSVSPRTWPDVWLNEGTASYCEALWAEHLNGAQGYQDYMDSLWSAHFDGPVYDPADLFGSTVYDKGAWVHHMLRRVMNGPPYFDGMRDWYAGHKDAVSSTSEFQAAMEQHHGGPLDWFFDEWVYGENSPAYEYGWLTADAGNGVYRTYLRIRQVQTDAGTFTMPVDVTLATAAGGEVRTVWSDGSDQDFVLETTEPVIGLAFDEHEWILRASEAEIALADADADGVPDRNDDCPSLANPDQIDTDGDGLGNACDPDDDGDGLLDESDCAPLDASQGVPGDVASLIVDGAPGQPAHLVWTATARADGYDLSRGTLSGLATGDWGDCLEPMSVATSYDDGDLPEAETGFFYLVRGHDAGCGGGGPLGKGSSGSPRVSPCP
- a CDS encoding DMT family transporter; translation: MSDTRRWPAYFCAAAAVLLWGTSFVASKVALRSLSPLSLVAGRGLLGLATVAAALPFGRPRRPESPRPFDSSRTALLGFIGVPVHLALQAYALTMTSAVHSGWLIALNPVFTAILAAAFLRERFPALKTAGVALGFSGALVVIWGGAGSLRLPSTRGDLLILISSLNWAAYTLLTREISVRRRPLPLTFRALAVGTAVSVGIWVAAGDPAELARASVESWVALAFLGVGCTGVGYLVWSLALERLEAGTLSSFQYVQPLVTAGVAAVWIGEATGKAVLLGGGLVLAGVALVQRSAARGTVQG